Proteins encoded together in one Candidatus Sulfotelmatobacter sp. window:
- the recR gene encoding recombination mediator RecR — MSKFAEPMSRLIDELKKLPGVGAKSAQRLAFYILRSSDEDAEALAAAVRDVKANLRLCSVCNNITDIDPCVYCISPTRNQRLVCVVEEPTNIAAIEKTKHFNGVFHVLHGAISPLHGIGPEQLRISNLITRVDTGDVDEVIVATNPTVEGEATATYLSQQLKRAGVKVTRIAMGIPVGSDIEYTDEITMLKAMEGRRDM; from the coding sequence ATGTCCAAATTTGCCGAACCCATGTCCCGTCTGATCGACGAACTGAAAAAGCTTCCCGGCGTCGGCGCCAAGAGCGCGCAGCGTCTGGCCTTTTACATTCTTCGCTCCAGCGACGAAGATGCCGAGGCCCTCGCAGCCGCAGTACGCGACGTCAAGGCCAATCTCCGGCTGTGCTCGGTTTGCAACAACATCACCGACATTGATCCCTGCGTCTACTGCATCAGTCCGACTCGCAACCAACGCCTGGTGTGCGTCGTCGAAGAGCCTACCAACATCGCCGCCATTGAAAAGACCAAGCACTTCAACGGAGTCTTCCACGTGCTGCACGGCGCCATCTCGCCGCTGCATGGCATCGGCCCCGAGCAACTCCGTATCTCGAACCTGATTACCCGCGTCGACACTGGCGATGTCGATGAAGTGATTGTCGCCACCAACCCCACCGTTGAAGGCGAAGCCACAGCGACTTATCTCTCGCAGCAGCTCAAGCGCGCCGGCGTGAAAGTCACGAGAATCGCCATGGGCATCCCGGTCGGCAGCGACATCGAATACACGGATGAAATCACGATGTTAAAGGCGATGGAAGGCCGACGGGACATGTAG
- a CDS encoding CHAD domain-containing protein: protein MKTLGKTTGLRHWMGQVLAECEHVAADFSPDPVHDLRVALRRCRSLADGMIAIDPGRDWKAMKKAGKKLFQRLGALRDVQIMMEWIDKLHPAHRETASADGVADPTSAVPEETYASREFAEVETMEPAEPQQHDPAQALLAILRGREIEQKREARAALEEFDRKQWKQWCKTLPLRAARVRPGSAVFKHLALERWTDARELHTRALRNRSQVAFHTLRIGIKRFRYIVENFLPTEHKAWSDDLKHLQDLLGEVHDLDVLWATALACRVFPDEESRKRWHARIVEERTRRIDEYRQKTVGEHSLWNVWRAGLPQGKQVSAIAKQRMRLWAKALDPDFAHSERVATLAVELYDGLVAAGLLQSGAPGSENDEDARFSVQIAALLHDVGKSAANKGHHKESYELIRNHGSPLGWKPEYLQRAAAVARFHAGALPTRSHKALRDLLPEEQRITIQLAAILRLANAFDDAHDGHIGRVRIENVNIPKRRANGFLRKPTKLAPNEAVVIGAEGFIAGSSTAQAVAAERYLLETVLRRPVSVRAMKAAMPRRVVIEPRKIAS, encoded by the coding sequence GTGAAAACCCTCGGTAAAACCACGGGATTGCGCCACTGGATGGGACAGGTGCTGGCAGAGTGCGAACACGTCGCCGCCGACTTCAGCCCCGACCCGGTGCACGATTTGCGGGTGGCCCTGCGCCGATGCCGCTCCCTGGCCGACGGCATGATAGCCATTGATCCTGGCCGCGACTGGAAAGCCATGAAGAAGGCCGGGAAGAAGCTGTTCCAGCGCCTGGGGGCATTGCGCGACGTTCAGATCATGATGGAATGGATCGACAAACTGCATCCCGCGCACCGCGAAACTGCCAGTGCTGATGGAGTCGCTGACCCCACCTCCGCGGTGCCGGAGGAAACATATGCCTCCCGTGAGTTCGCAGAAGTGGAGACTATGGAGCCTGCTGAACCCCAACAGCACGATCCCGCGCAAGCTCTGCTGGCGATTCTGCGCGGGCGCGAAATCGAGCAAAAGCGCGAAGCCCGTGCCGCACTTGAAGAGTTTGACCGCAAACAGTGGAAGCAATGGTGCAAGACGCTGCCCCTGCGGGCTGCGCGCGTACGTCCCGGCAGCGCGGTTTTCAAGCACCTGGCGCTCGAGCGCTGGACCGACGCCCGAGAATTGCACACCCGGGCCTTGCGTAACCGCTCCCAAGTTGCGTTTCACACGCTTCGCATCGGCATTAAACGCTTTCGCTACATCGTCGAGAATTTTCTTCCCACCGAACACAAGGCCTGGAGCGACGACCTGAAGCATCTTCAGGATCTGCTGGGCGAAGTGCACGATCTCGACGTGCTGTGGGCGACCGCATTGGCGTGCCGCGTTTTTCCCGATGAAGAATCGCGCAAGCGCTGGCATGCTCGGATTGTGGAAGAACGAACCAGGAGGATCGACGAATACCGCCAGAAAACCGTGGGCGAGCATTCATTGTGGAATGTGTGGCGCGCCGGACTCCCGCAAGGCAAACAGGTTTCAGCAATCGCAAAGCAGCGTATGAGGCTATGGGCGAAGGCTCTCGACCCTGATTTCGCACACTCGGAACGCGTGGCTACCCTGGCGGTGGAGCTTTACGATGGACTGGTCGCCGCGGGATTGTTGCAGAGTGGCGCGCCGGGATCGGAGAACGACGAAGACGCCCGTTTCAGCGTTCAGATTGCGGCCCTGCTGCACGATGTGGGCAAGTCTGCCGCCAACAAAGGACATCACAAGGAATCGTACGAATTGATTCGCAATCACGGCAGTCCGCTGGGATGGAAGCCGGAGTATTTGCAGCGCGCGGCGGCAGTGGCGCGCTTTCATGCGGGAGCATTGCCGACCCGCAGCCACAAGGCCCTGCGCGATCTGCTGCCGGAAGAACAGCGGATCACAATTCAGCTGGCGGCGATTCTCCGCCTGGCGAATGCGTTCGATGACGCGCATGATGGGCACATCGGGCGAGTACGGATCGAAAATGTGAATATACCGAAGCGTCGCGCGAACGGATTCCTGCGCAAGCCCACCAAGTTAGCGCCGAACGAGGCGGTAGTGATAGGCGCGGAAGGCTTCATCGCCGGAAGCAGCACCGCGCAGGCGGTCGCGGCCGAGAGGTATTTGCTCGAGACCGTGCTGCGGCGGCCGGTGTCGGTGAGGGCGATGAAGGCTGCCATGCCGCGGCGTGTTGTGATTGAGCCAAGGAAAATCGCGTCTTGA